The segment GGCCATCATATAAAAGAAAGACATCACATTGCAATTCTATCATGAAAATATTTAGCCAATCATTCAATGTAAGTGGGAGATGCTCAACGCACCCTTGCATAGGCTAGCCTATGCATTAAACCCAAAGTGATATGTGAAAAAAATTATTAGAGTTACCACTAAGTAAGATGCTAATGCGAAGGCTAGTTTGATTAAGGATATTCATAAGATGTATAGTGCAAAGGATGTCTCCATCATTCACaccaattggacaaaattcaccACTCTTAGGCAATATCCATAAGAGGCCAAGATTGACTGAGATATCTAGCACATGAGAATCCAATTCCATGGTAGATATGGACTTCTTTTGACAACCACAATGAGCACTCATCTATTATAAGTTTTTAGTTCTTTTGTTATTGAGAATAATTGGTCTACTTATAATTCCATTCATTATATTCAAATGAATACACTTATCTATAGGAAGGCACATAAATTTGTACATAATGTCTTATCTCACTACCCATTGTTGGTGTGAAAGGGGTGTTTTACTTTAGCTAGTTCATCACCTAGATCATTTTCACAAATGTTACTTAAGTTTACATAGAGTACACATAGGATAgctatcactttatgtctcaagcCACAAGATTAAGACATATGTCACAATATCCTATGTTTAACTTGGCCTATATAACCAAAAGGTACCCCTTGTAATCCCATATTGTTTTAATCTATCGTTTGCatcctttgatagaatagcattatTCTTTCGCAATTAATCTCTCTTGTGGCTTTATGAAATTTTgagatcttgggtggctacaatcttcaacaaaatattgcatGGTATTGAGCATTCTATACCAACTCTTACAACCACAAAATGCTTACATACAAGGAGAGTCCAACAAATTGATAGGATGTTGAGCCAAACGAGCCAACATGCATTTGTGATGATGCAATGCAAATAGTGTTGGTTGATATTGGTTTGAATGAGCATGACCTTAAGCAATCTAGCAATACGAGCGATGAGAAGTTTGACATGGACTTTAGAGATGATTAGAGACATTCAACCATTGACCAATTGCATTTATCATTTTgactataatatattaatatttgatCTTTTGATCTTTTATCATTCAATACAACATATTTAgaatttcaaatttacatttattATTCTTTATACATTTCTTTTAAAACTGATTTTTCAAATACTACATATATTTTTACCGTTATCCTTTCGTCATCCTTAAACTGAGGTCCTTGATTTCCCTGTCCTTAGATTCATTCCCTATCTTGATTACATCCCCTACTCCAAGACTTTGTATAATAATGAGTTCTACTATCCTATCCCGAATATCCGAAGTGTCCACAAAACAAAATTTCATAACCATGAAAGAATACTTACCAAAACTAAAGATTCCTAGGTCAAACATCATATTTTCAATGGAAGGTAGTAAAATAACAGCCGATTCCATTATAGACTAAGTAATCAACTATGTATTTCTTTGAAAGACAAATGCagaaaaatgatattttaaaacaACCTTTCCTATATGGCAAACTTACTTGACAATAGGGAGCTAAATATGTGCACTAATTTTCAAGCCTTTTCTTACTTTAAATCAAGTTAGCTATTGATTTAACCTTACCTAataataggaaaaaaaattatatttcctgCAATTGATTTGTATGCATATTGCAACTTGAAAATGTAGTCAAAGCTGTTCCAACTTCAACAGTAATGGGTAAAAAGAAAACTCGGTAATCCATATGCTAGTATTACCCAGAATCCACAGATGCAATCGAGTACAGAGAATGCAAAGTTACGCTGCAAGCACCTTGCCCCACAAAAAATGGGAACTAACAAAAAAAGTTATCAGATGTTCCAAAGGAACCCATGTATTTCTTCCCTACTGTGCTCAACTATCTCACTGGCACTTTGATCCAACCATTAGCAAATGCCACTCCCAAAATAATGAATGGTGTTAAAAACCCAAAGATAACTATGTATGGAAGTGGAGTTGACATTGGGTTTACTCCATCTCGTTCTGCTGCTGTTTGCCAGTACCTACATACAGCAATGATAAAATGAGAATTGGAGACTCAAATGAAAACCAATGGGCTAGATCGGTTAAAtatgtcatataatccttctcagGTTCTCTGAAAAAACAAAAGTTGAAATGAATACATACAGAACTTCCGAAACTTATCAAACCTATGCAACATGGTGTAATTGCAAGTTCAACAGACAGTTGAATTCTCAATAGTAAGAGCTATTTGTGTGTGGGGGAAATTGGTAATCAAACCATTTATAATACTTTTTGTCTTCAGTTCATTAGGTCAATCAGAATGATTCCTTGTGTAAGAAGATCTCACTGTTCAGGCTCTTGCTCCTTGGTGATGAACTTTTTTTTTTCGCCCTCATTGCTGCCACCACCTTCCCCGCCTCCTATTGGACAGAAAAATGCATAACATATAAGTACATTCTAATCGCTCAGAAGTTAAAATGTGACTGTATTAAGCAGAATCACTCCAACGTATGGTCTTTAGATGGGTGCAATAACTTAAGCAAAAAGTACTTGCAGAACAAAACCAATCCCCTAAATTCTCTACTGTGTTCATCTAGAGGTCTTGCCAAAAAGTGATACTCCTGGGGGTAATCTCACCAGCTGTACCACCCTCACCATCACTTGAATGAATGAGAATAGGTGTCTGACTGTATTGCATTGTGACATAAATGATGACAGGTAACTAAAATGATGCTAATAAATTTAAACAATTTCACATGAGAAGCACAAGAAAGTTTAAGGATTGTCTTTACCATAGTTCCACGGAGTTTCTGACAGGGGACGTGGGGAGGGGTTTTGGGATGGAGATCAAGGATCTAAATTTGGAAACAGCAAGGGGACAGCGCAGGGACGGCAGTGGAGTGGTAGGGGGCAGAGTTAATATACAAAttgaggtgaattgaaatcttcaagaCAAAATCTGCAATATAGCATCTTTGTGAGTGTCTTATGAAAAGTAAACTAGTTTTCATTTAGTTAAAGGTTGCAATCAGAATGTAATGGCATGTGTATATAGCAAGCGACCCGGTGGCATCCCCAGCAGAAGTGGCAAAGGTGGTGGCGCTGTAGGAGAACGTTTCTCCAAGATTCCAAGTCTCAAAACCTTCCCCCTACAGACATAGGGCTTTTTTGGAGGGgacactggtgcaggagcaccttcaaaCCAAATCATCACTCATGGTATGCCATGAGTATAAGGATGTAACTAGGTGCTTAGATGTGTCAAGGTCCTGAGTATGGACctcttttgattttgaacttttgttttgtaataagaccCACTTTGTAAGGCCATTGACATGTTTGGCACTTATAAGCCTCCATGGTCAAATCTGGTCAATAGGGTCAAGAATGAATAGGAATAGGAGTTTTGAGTCTTTTGAGTCACTTTGGATCATGTGGAATCCAAATTAGTTGGATTGTtaatgtggatgatcaaaattgtcaagttgacaagGCAACATTCTTGAAAACATAATGTAACCTTTGTCTTTCGGCCAACCACACCTCCCAACAGTCATAAACTTTCAAAAATCAGTTGGGCGAGTTAGTTGAGACATATATAAGTCCCACAAGGCAGAAGACATGACAGTTAGAGAAGGTTAGAGAAAGTTTGGAGATTGAAGTTGAATTAAAACACACATTTTCCTGCAAATTCACGTTCTTTGTGCAATTTTTGTGGTGTTGTCAGATTGGGAATGCAGCAATCTGTGCATAGAAACATAGTAGGATGTGTTAAGATCATTTTGGCTTTGGTGGCATTCATTTTGGCGGAGTTTGTGACGATCTAGAGACAGATCTCTGCTACCGGGTCTGAAACCCTCTTCTCACCTAGGGTTTTACGTTCAAATGCCTCTAACTTGACTCTCCCTTGTGGAAGGCTTCCGGCCCTGGGGAAAGACAAGTTCAGAGGATGTATCCTAAGATTTTAAAAGCCTCGTGCAGGAGAATGTGGAGAGGTGTGAGAAAACACTGACCCTAGCCGGGCATCCTCATGTGACCAGCCTGTTTTAAGGAGCAAATTGATGCATACAGTGCAGATTTGGGATGGATCAGCCAAACCAATGCTTGAATTGGTGTTTGTAGAGTAAGACAGCACTTCCAAAACCATAACCTGACTTGGGTAAGCCATCGGTGGTGTACTTCCTTTGCAAACCTGTCCAGTTAGGCCTATAGACCTAATAGGACTGATTTGGGGTTCAGACATTTACTTTGAGGGTTGGAATCTGAAATTTTGGAGTTTTgaagaacttccaaaagggtatctgaaacctCCATTTGTTTGGGAAGTCCTTTGTGAGTTTGGAGAAGTAAGGTCCAAAAACCTATTAGGTCgacctaatgcaattaggccttcCTCACTAGCCCAATTCGGACAGTCATGGTTGTGGGGCTCATGGGTTGTTAAAACCTGTTGAATTGGTGTATTTATGTGTTGAAGAAACCCTCTGATTCATCCCACAAGTTGGTGAGTTCATTTCATGTGTTTGGTGATACCCTAGCCTTCTAAGTGTTGGGCTTAAGGGGTTGATAGATGGATCTTGTTACACAAATTTGGTGTGATGTCTTTTCTTGTATTGAGAAACCTCAAATCTTGTCTTGAGGGGTAAGTGGAGCCTAGTGTGTGTGTCTAGGCCTAATAACACCAAGTTTCCCTGTTGACTCTGCATCAGACACATCCTCGTGGAACAGGGGTCTTTACACAATTTTATTGCTAACACTTTGATTCATTTCATATGTGAATATGAGGTAGTTGGGAAAGTACTAAGGACAGTCTTTGAGGTAAAAGCAAATAGCCAATATGTTTGTTATTTGAAAATTTTCATAGTTTAATTGAAATAACGTGCGGACTATTCAAGTTCATAATTTAATTGATAGGTATAGGGTAAAAAGGAATTTATCAGAATAGGATAAAGTGAAAAAAAATTTAATGTTTATGAAATTAATGATAGTTTATCTAACTAGAGATCATATTATTTTAACTTTCAAATTTGTTGAAAGACTCTTAAGCAGCTTGATAATGAGCTCCCTGTTTTCCCAACCCTATCCTATTTTATATAcctctttatcaaaatctttaaatatTTGTTCTTCATTGACACTATGTGGATTGAATACAAATGATCCAAAACTAATAAAGGTGAGATAAAAGAATATTAAAACAATTACAAATCGTCATGATTAAAGCAAAAAGATATAAAATCTATATACCACTTCACACAGAAAATTGAAAGAGAAAAATAACAAAtctaattattaaattttatatataatttttacaaacAAAACTGTTTTCTCTCCGTGTACTCTCATTTTAAAGATGAGTCATTTCGGCAGAAGCTATTCCTTAATAATAAAATCCACTTTTCAGATTATCATTGCAGCCCCTAAAATTACTGTAAAATGATCCAACATCTTGCTATTTAGACACTTGACAAGACGAGATGTTTCTTAAGTGGCCACACCTTCAAACCCTAAACAGAAGTAATCATTGAAAAACTAATATTAAGATTATGGCATCAAATCTTAAAAATGCTGCGCTACAAAGAGTCACTTGTGATGAAATGTATGGCTGCGTCCGTCAATATGTTAGGAAATTGTTATTTAAATGGGAAGAAAATAGCATTGATTGAGTAATGGGAATGAATTGCTGACCTAAGCGTGCGCAGGGCCCTGGCATCATTCGCTTTCGGTGAAAAGTGAGAGGGCGAGCATTGAGCAGGGTTGTGCTGGTGCTGGTGCTGCTTCTGCTTCTGGTTGGGGTAATGGAAGAGAATAACGCGGGAAGGCACGAGAGAGCAGCCATAGTCGCAACAGCCACACGTATGAATACGCTCTTTATCCACTCAAAATGAGTATTATCATATCTTTCATTATGAATGTTCCAAAGAAATGGAGCAACAGATTTGTTCAATGAAGAGGTTAGAAATAATTTGAAGGGGTGAGAGATGAATTGGGTTTTAAGTGGTTTTTTAGtggaatagattttttttttattttttttaaatttaataaaaaaataattattcataTAATGTGATTTATGTTTTAGTATCACTACATTACTAATAATTTCAGATAAATTATATAAAGTGGTAGCCAATACTTGGTTCATAATACTGTAATAGAACTATTTGTTGAgtaatttataattataataataaatttaatttaatttaatgtttattGGTAAATTGTAGACTTAGAGCTTACTCCCTTTGTATTGATAGTTTTGAAAATGTATATTTTTCATTCGTTATCTTGTCACCCATAATTAACAAAATGGGTGGCATAAACTATCTAACTACTTTATCTTGTAGCTCTCCAAATAGAAAATGGAGGCGAACTACTAGCTAATAAACTATTGATTTTACTTTCTAACCCTATATACTACCATGTCTACATACTTTGTAGAACAAAAGGGAGCAAAGAGAATAAAGTTTAAAGTATAATACATAATACATATCTATAATAGCTCTTATCCATCATCATCACAACCAATCCTTACTATGAGCATGAAAATGTGAATAAACCaaaataattgaaatgcaaatgacAATCTAAACTACACAATTATCAAGCCTACACTCATGATTAGGATGCTTAAAAGGAAACTAAATAAGCAAATGACAAAAGCAATAAAAGCGTAAACTGAAGTCCCCTTCGATTTTATTGTCCTTCGATTTGAATGTGTGCTCAATTTTATGCTTCCACGGGTGCTCAGAATCACTCCATGATGGTTGATATGAGATGCAAATTCATCTAAATGGTGGACATGTAGGATGCCAATGAGAATGATTAAATTGACATTACGACTTCTCTATATGCAAATGAATGTGgtggattgtgaaggaaaaatgaGGGACTAAAAAGAAATGAATGGAGAGGAAAGGTTGCTTGGAAATGTACCACTTGTCCCACTTGAGGATAAGTGGCAATGCAATAGGTGACAAATATCCTCTCCAAGGACAAGTGTCAATGCCCATTGTGACAAGTGGGAGAGATGTCACATGTCAATTTGAGAGTGAAACAcccaaatatttgatttttttccagTTTTATTAAATAAGGAATATGCACATTGtttggatagggttggttaggaagATAAGGTTGGTTAGCAACCATAATTTGTTagtgggttaggtttagaagatgggttaaagGAGAGTTAGACTTAGGAGCCATGTCCTCCaaataaaattatttgaattatttaattcaaataaaaaggCTAGGAAGAAAGAGGTGacataaataaaatgaaataaataatgtatttattttattcaataAAAGAAAAGgggaggaagaattaattaataaaatgtccAACAAGAGACATTAATTAATTAACTGGAGGGTGGCTTAATTAATTCAATATATTTAGCCAAAAGACCagacattaatcaattaaataatgcaATTATCTAATCGATAATGCAACAAAggcaattaaatttgattaataaaattaatcaaatttaagggTTTGCATTTTTCCCCTCTTTTCACAATGGCATTAGAGTAGCGTCAGTGCAAAGAAAAACAAGACACAGATGACCCAAAGAAAACAAGGCGACAAACTGCCCTAGGGAAAGGGAAATTCAAATGGCCAAGTAGAGCCAACAACAAAGGAATAGTTAGTAATGCCCCCCTCGAGAGGGTGCATGAGAACGAAGGGACCGAGCGACATCTCAAAAGAGACATTGCCCCAGCAAACAGGATGGGAGAAAATGCAAAACGAAGCCTAGGGGCAAAGATGACACTAAAAAAGGAGTCTAGACGAAGAAATGGTATGAGAAATGGTTCTGAAGGGATTGAGACAGTAAAAATTAGGGCTTTAGAAGGccctatattagcaaatttgaaaaTTTACTACACTTTTACCATGTGAAAGAGAGAAATTCTTGAGCCCGTTATAGATTTCTAAAGCTTTCTTACACCCAAACAAGATGACAACGAGGCAAAAAACCAAGCACCGCATGGACGTTGTGGCAAGCGTCTGACAGACCCGACGACCAGACTGCTAGGTGAGTCTGAAAAACTCGATCCTCGCATGTGATTTTGGTGCATTTATTAGCTAGGATAAGCTTAAAAACATTTTTCTCGTGGTTTCGTGTTCCGTGAGAATGAGTGTAGAAGCGGCGAGAATTTTTTCTCCCCGATCACATAAAGGGAACGAGTTGGGTTGTAAAAACCATAGGCTTAGGGAGTAGTTTAGTAAAGTGCTTCCGCATAGGCAAGAATGAAATAGGGAGCTACGAAAATGTGTTCCCATCAATAAAGGACTTGCAGGATCGCATTCTCGTTGGTGTAGGCTAGTTAGTTTAGGTTGAACAACAGGAATGCACTCATGTAGGGAAGGGATGAGGAGATGGTACAATGTTTGTACAGTCATGAAGATGACTGCAGGATTGCCAACAGAAATGGCGGGAATGCCATGAAAAGTAGAAAACAATGCTAATGCCACCCAAAGTAGTGGGTTTGATAATTAGAAGGGAAGAGGGGACTTAGAAGAAAATTTAGTAAGGAAagaaatgtaataccctaaaattggtcatctcaACCACgagcccctaatttcgacaacatcaccaaggtcctaaccaaaggcaattaaatcaatcttgagcacattaattaattcttcaatcatcaaatgtcatatggcaaatcaataactcaatatttatttaattaattaaatcattccaagaaaatcattttgatcaattatcctatttaatttattaaatatcctaacatatttcattaattaataaatttgccatttaatcataaaaaaagaattaatttatcacaaaagaggaattaatcacaaagcaagagtaaaattgaaaataaaataaaagaattgaattgaaagagaaatcaaacttgagatattatttcttctaaattgagaacttgaaatcagaaaagcaattaaaggaatttaatcattctctaaaattggaactcaaagcttttgagaaaagaagttcagttgcattgaaaagacttttttcttgaataaatcaaggaattgcctatttttatctcaagtgcatggaattaattaattctatcaccaatgcaaactcaaacttcttttctaaatgcatttcaattaaactataattggaatctatctcaaggttaactgaatctgatttctcaattatttcaattaatcctaaattgtactttttcttggtctctcttgtgaatttctataaattcagcctccagctctcattcaaatcaccctggagatttgttattatacactttttgctctggagtcattaaaTATAtcgtgcttgctttttgagattatttgcatcttagtttagctttttgcatatttagtttactcatattgcttaaatccatattgcttgaatctttcatccatcttgcatccatttagcttaatatcatgctcatatagattaaatccttcatcttggtgtagtctagtcactagtattgcttatacaaatctgagagcaatcttatactctcatcttttagaaggcaattagtcgatttgtggtggttttattattcatgcttatatctgtctaaccatacatgtaatgatttaattgaagtgttgtgtcttgcagcttatagacttatttcactttttcacacacacatttttggcgcccaccgtggggcagaaaactacgTTTTTTTGGCCTCGGAGACTAATTTTTTTTTTCGGATTTTTGTCCGTACAGTTTCTGCGAATTTTTGTATGAGTTTTCCCACAGTGTCGAACAACAAACTACAATTATCGTACGATCTTGTACGAATTATCGTATGAgttggtgagaattgtcgtacggatCTCTATTTCTGGGTTAAAAAGCAGATTTCTTTTGTcaagttttctcattcaatttttatcatGCTGATGCTGACCTTGGCTTGTTCTTCGTCTGTCTgagaaattttcacagcctaatcagttttttgcagaatgcttgttgaagactatgcttgtagcacaaagacaatatgactattgattcgttgtctttgcaggttgcctgaggagaattgaccaaacatcgtgtattcattaaattctttttttttaggcacctaactt is part of the Cryptomeria japonica chromosome 10, Sugi_1.0, whole genome shotgun sequence genome and harbors:
- the LOC131067562 gene encoding uncharacterized protein LOC131067562 translates to MAALSCLPALFSSITPTRSRSSTSTSTTLLNARPLTFHRKRMMPGPCARLGGGEGGGSNEGEKKKFITKEQEPEQYWQTAAERDGVNPMSTPLPYIVIFGFLTPFIILGVAFANGWIKVPVR